The genomic segment gttcagaatgtggaaaatgttatacaagtaaagcacatcttgttacacataagagaagtcacacaggggagaagccatattcatgttcagaatgtgggaaatgttttacagagaaaGCACTTCTTGTTACACataagagaactcacacaggagagaaaccgtattcatgttcagaatgtgggaaatgttatacaagtaaatcacatcttgttaaacatgagaaaagtcacactggggagaagccatatttatgttcagactgtgggaaatattttatagataaatcaagtcttgttacacatatgagaattcacacaggagagaaaccatattcatgtccagaatgtgggaaatgttttatatttaaatcaAGACTGATTACACATGTGAGAATTCACACCGGAGAGAAACCAtatacatgttcagaatgtggaaaatgttttacagataaaccAAGTCTTATTACACATGTGAGGATTCACaccggagagaagccatattcatgttcagaatgtgggaaatgttttatagatACATCACATCTTATTAGACATAagaaaagtcacacaggagagaaaccatatccatgtctagaatgtgggaaatgttttacagagaaatcaagtctagttacacatgagagaattcacacaggagagaagccacattcatgttcagagtgtggaAAGTGCTTTAcaaataaatcacatcttgttagacatgagagatatcacacaggagagaaaccatattcatgttcacaatgtggcaaatgttttatagATCAATCaagtcttgttagacatgagaaaaTTCATACAGTTATACAGCTATATACAGTAAAGCCAAACAATATAACTATGGACGATTCACAGGTTTCCTTTCAGGTTGTATATTTGGATATTAAAGGTCCATCGATGCCACATGATGGTTTCTAGGAAACATCTGGTAAATCCTGTATAGGAAGATATGTATTTTTAATGATATTTTAAATCTTACAGTTAAAGCTGTATTCTCATCTTGCAACTTTATGGCATAGGCTGAGAGAGGTGGCATGGTGTACAGATACAGCCAAGCTCACTGTTATTCTGTTTCATCAACTCCCATTCATTTATTTTGGTTGAAACAGTAATACAGCTACTTTGGCTGTTTACAGATACAGTTCCCAAACTTGGGACCCACATCTTGGTTGTctgaaattaaaataaaacaatgttgtttttttaattatattgaaGATAAGGTTATGTAGCATTGCCCTGAAGTGAAATCCTGTGTGACTATCTACTGCTCGGACTTGTTCCTTGTGCTCCCATCTGAAGATGTGTTGAAGGAAGAATTTAAATTAAGAACACTCCGAGTTCCTCGAGGTTCTCTGTAACTAACCATTTAGCGTACCGGTAAATTGTCATAGACTGGAATATTTTTGTCCTCGACGATTGTTTAACAATAAAGGGGTTTTATTTGTCAAGTAACAATTTGTCAACAATTTCTGTTGTTGTGCTATAAGTTTTGGGCTTGGTGGTTTCTCAAGAATGAGTATCATTTTAATTTCCTGGTAAAGGGATGAGTCCTTGAGATACCAATCCAGTGGTAAGTGTGACAGAAAGCAACCCTCAGTTGCCggggcataacttgaggctcatggACCCTGGTTTAAGAATTCAGCTTGGGCTCctctaatagtgttgagcgaatcaaagttaacaaagtggaattcgatctgaatttcaggaaaacttcgattcatcacaaatccgaatttccttgtgctttctagcaatcagattttttctaaaatagctgctgcacatgttacacaatgaaagtaagaagcctgggaacgagggatcacccataattccatgcagccagccaatcagcagatagccaacccctgtgatgttacagccctataaaaagtctcaTTCTGCCTGGTCTCTGCCATTTtatagtgaacttagtgcagggagagatgtgactagggacagtgattaggaaagactttattcgtaaaaaaaaaaattgataggaAGTGTTTAGGGACAGCcctgagatagtgtagggacataaTAGGGAGACttttccacactatagggagagtgcagggggcAATAGAACAGTGTAACGCTTGGCTAATAGAGAAgccattctattacaccttgctgcacttaatTGAGGTTAAAAAGTGTTCTAATATTACAGATTTTAGGTTgatcacattcttttatacataaggaaTTCCATTaacccttgattctgtaattggggtgaaattgcggtctgatactactaattttagggtgttcacattgttttttTACATAATTCCATTAAGCCttgtttctggggtgaaattgtggcctgatactacTTTTGGGGCGTTTATTAGGGAtaagcaaatcgactttggatgaaacatccaaagtcgatttgcataaaacttcattagaatactgtacggagcgagcgctccatacagtattagaatgcattagctcctatgagccgaagttattacatcgcgaagtctcgcaagactttgggtaataacttcagaaattagttTCTACTATAAAAAACCTTTTACTGAACTCTGTAAAAGGTAGGCAGGCAGCAGAcagtggtgggggtaaaatggCATTTTCAGCAGTGTGGGAGTTTTTCATCAAGTCGCAGGAGGACGTCAGCGTAACTGTGTTTAGAATCTGTGGCAGAAGATGAAGTGTGGCCAGAGTGCCAATGTTGAGACATCTTCTAGCGGCCTGCAACCCTTTTCCAGCTGTCAAGgccccaccacctcagcagaagggagctctgtttccttccgatcatctactggtcctgatgatgcccctcctcctactcctctgaAGCATTtcgccagcaatcgatcactgatgccattgcaaaaagacaacagtatgcgcacactcatccaacagcacagaagctgaacgtgctcctggccatgttgctggtactacagtccctccctttccttgtggttgactctgcacttttcagagaactgatggcttgtgccgagccaagatgGAGTGTCCCAAGGtgtcattacttctccaaaaaggctgtaccGACTCTGcaagttgagcagaaggtgggccagtccttgagcctgtcggtgtctggtaaAGTTAACGGCAGCACTTATGTGTGGAGCTGTGACTATGGTAAAGTTAACGGCAGCACTTATGTGTGGAGCTGTGACTATGgtaaaggacaatatatgtcctttaccgcccactaggtaaatgttatTCTTTCCCAAGCACACCAACAACTTTGCTAGGTGACAGCAATGCCACCTCCGCGTCAAGCTGTGAGTCCTGCGCCAATGTCcttctctgcctcttcatcctcaatcttgtcctcagcctccactgcaggcacaattgggagtgctcctccagcataccacctatgcagagtatggcggtgtcacgctgttctgcacctggcttgCTTGGGGAGTAACTGCTCCACGTCCTTCAAgaggaaatcaaatcctggctaccTCCTCGCCATggatcggaaccatggtcactaATAataggaagaacattgtgtctgcACTGCTTAGCACAGGTCTTTAACCTGGTTGTAAAACAGTTCTTAAAGAATTCCAtccaactgcaagacatcttgaaaatggcgaggaaactgtgcatgcactccaGCCACTCTTAGCatgcaaaacacgccctccttgagcttCAAAGGCAGAATGGCCTCATATGTGATGTTTTCACCCGTTGGAACGCCACCCttcacatgttggaccgactatatgagcagtGGAAGGCTATAAACGATTTTTTGATGATGCAGGCAGACAGGAGCACTCCCCAGTGTAACTTTggcgttagccagtggcagctcatgtgcgacacctgccgtttgctcagggttTTTGAAAAGgctactttatttgtcagttgccaggactacaggatgagaaAGACCAGGCAGATAACcctgacacaccgtggcagtatgcagtggagatggaggcaggaggTCCCTCCGAGTCCtttgtgcaaatggccagatgcatgctgagtgaccgtcgtattctcaccatttggcagagggggaCTACTGGCTTTTTTTCCCCACCTGCTGAGAAGGATAAACTCCACTACTATCgagatatcctatgtagtcagtttcaCCCAATTTGTACCATTAAAAAGCATTTAACAATGAGACTGGGCAGGACAAGGAAGAGAAAATTGACTCGCCCTCACACTTGCCCTATCAAACTATAGGCCCTGCCTAGCAAAACTGAATGAGTGCCCCAtgtgtcaggaacctcctgatAGGCCCTATATGTCCCTGACAAGGAATAGATACTGCCACCTGAGAAGAGACCTAGTATGACTAAAGTCCAGTAGTGATGTCATAAGTCAATGCATGTATTAGAAAATAATGAAGTTACAACAAAAATAATCGCACATAATACATATATGCTCCCAAGTAAACCAGTGGCGACCAGGTTTTGATCaccagtggggaaaaaaggaacacataccatTCCATATGTCCCAGGAATGCAAACTTTGTCCCAATGCGTTTCTCTGAATCGTTCTCTGGggtcagttcatcaggggaccacatATAGAAAAAAGACTCCAAATAAACAAACCATACAGAAATGGATGCAATAATATGTGTGCGAATCAGATTATATTCTTGTAGTAATGCCAAATGATAATGGTAAATCTCATGGCCATAAAGAAAGACCATTCCCACATATTTGGGACCAAATATAATGCATCTGCATCACATACCAAATGTCCacagtgctgctactactactgagaCCCTTTTAAAATTCTACCACACACCATTTAAATATTGATAAAGTATGGCATTCAATAAAGTCGAAATTGCAGCAGGATAGGCCAATAAACATAATCGCTATGACAGAAAGGGGAGGATATGATTATACTTCCCCAAATCCTAGATGAGATGCCAAGCCTGGAGAAGGTACAATAAGGGATCAGTCTGGGTCAGCACAGGAGGATTGGTGGTGCacagatttacttatgtataaattTACTTATggatttacttatatataaaagaacgtgaatgccccaaatctgtagtatcagaccacaatttcaccccaataactGAATCGAGgattaatggaattgcttatgtataaaagaatccAAACAACCTAAAATttgtagtgcagcaaggtgtaatagaatagctcctattagcCAAGCTTTACACTGTTCTATTGGCCCcttctctctccctatagtgtggataaagcctccctattatatccctacaccagACATGCTCAATCTGtggccctccagttgttgtaaaactacaactcccacaatgccctgctgtaggctgatagctgtaggctgttcgggcatgctgggagttgtagttttgcaacagctggagggccgcaggttgagcatgcctgccctacactatctctaaactGTCCCCAAACTGCTCAATAGTAATGTTTTGTGAATAAAGGCTTTCCTAAATCACCGTccctagtttttttttgttgattgGCCTCCCCAGACCCCAGAATAAAAACCAATCAAAAGATGTCTTCATCTGAAATTGGTGCCAATGAAAAtgtcaactcatcctgcaaaaaacgagccctcatACAACACAAAAATGTTGTGGCTCGTAGAATATGGCCAAAATGAAAAAGGAGAGGCAGCACCTGTATTTGCAGTGGTCAAAATAGGTTGTGCATACCTCCAAATTTTTTAAAAGAAGGAAGAGGAACACTATGTGCGGCGCAAATTTTTTTCTGCACTAAAATTAGTAATAGAGAAATGAGGGGCACTCCGGATAAGGGAACAAAAGGCGGTAATTAAGATAAAATATTTAACAATTAAAATTTATTACATATAACACACATCACATCCAATTGTCATGCATAAAAACATCAAATCAATAGCAATGAAGATAAAAGGGTGGGATCCTGAAAAACTGTTGCACATGAAAGTTCAAAAGTTCATGGGACACTGCCCACAATGAGAATGAGTCCCAGCAGGTAATGCAGTTCCAGGAGCATGTGGATAAATTATACCAAATGGAGATAAATTGCCACACAATGTCCATCCTCAAAAACCTCCAGGGCAGGAAAATAGATGGTTAGACCAAGTCCTGGAGATAATCACTTAGCAGATATAGCACAAATGTAGCAGATTGTAGCGCTTTTCAAATGTAGCAAAAATGATAGCAGTGAATGCTTCTTACCATATGCCTTCAGTGTGCTCGTTATGGTAAAGTGAGGTAACAGCCAAACACAGCtgaacgcggcgtcccacgtagtATAGAGTCAGagcgtgacgtctcacgtgactcacCAGCTGAAGCTGTAGTGGCGTATCTTGTTATGCTTGCAAACACCTCAATACGAGACTGGCTCTGCAAATCACCCCAACCGACGTAGTCACTGCTCGGTCACTTGCGATACTTGGGGGAGAGAGAAGGCTCACTGTCCTGACTtgcccaaacgcgtttcagggtatacaccccttcctcagtggtgtggaaggggtgtataccctgaaacgcgtttgggcaAGTCAGGACAGTGAGCCTGCTATTTTTTCTGCACTAGGCCATGCCTCTACCtccacccaaaacataactaaaacacctaatcccacccagtcccctaaataccactatgtgaggaatatggattatcatttattggcagcctgattgtcatttgattcaccttttggcatgtacacagtctGTGTACATGTAAAATATgttcccaccccccagccatctaattgtcagctagcaagggagaaagccccaggggtccaggcttcaaggaggcccaaggtggataaagtcacacctcaaccagccagtttggaggcaagctaatcctgcaggaaaacccccagcaggaggtctcagcccttgcccaTTATCAATGATGCCtcacagacatgttggcacctatatTTTATAAAGAATTATGAATGGTCCGTCTATGCCAGGCATATATCGGTTATCTTTTTGTGATCCTGGGGCAAAGGCAAACATCCACTTT from the Bufo bufo chromosome 2, aBufBuf1.1, whole genome shotgun sequence genome contains:
- the LOC120991136 gene encoding gastrula zinc finger protein XlCGF57.1-like isoform X2; amino-acid sequence: MMEEHQHLISQENAIKEFEEKLMLSRNYKAEDEDIMQCSSKVNHNVHPGLHSTDMSYNSPNHEEPSPDQSQIVSRSTSQKGGKRGGKAFTNRLDLSTYRGIHTGEKIYPCSECGKCFTRKSSIGRHKRIHTGEKPYSCSDCGKCFKQKGHLGKHQRRHTGEKPYSCSKCGKCFADDTSLIRHDRIHTGEKPYSCSECGKSYANKSHLITHEKTHTGEKPYSCSECGKCYTSKAHLVTHKRSHTGEKPYSCSECGKCFTEKALLVTHKRTHTGEKPYSCSECGKCYTSKSHLVKHEKSHTGEKPYLCSDCGKYFIDKSSLVTHMRIHTGEKPYSCPECGKCFIFKSRLITHVRIHTGEKPYTCSECGKCFTDKPSLITHVRIHTGEKPYSCSECGKCFIDTSHLIRHKKSHTGEKPYPCLECGKCFTEKSSLVTHERIHTGEKPHSCSECGKCFTNKSHLVRHERYHTGEKPYSCSQCGKCFIDQSSLVRHEKIHTVIQLYTVKPNNITMDDSQVSFQVVYLDIKGPSMPHDGF
- the LOC120991136 gene encoding gastrula zinc finger protein XlCGF57.1-like isoform X1; the encoded protein is MMEEHQPLISQENAIKEFEEKLMLSRNYKAEDEDIMQCSSKVNHNVHPGLHSTDMSYNSPNHEEPSPDQSQIVSRSTSQKGGKRGGKAFTNRLDLSTYRGIHTGEKIYPCSECGKCFTRKSSIGRHKRIHTGEKPYSCSDCGKCFKQKGHLGKHQRRHTGEKPYSCSKCGKCFADDTSLIRHDRIHTGEKPYSCSECGKSYANKSHLITHEKTHTGEKPYSCSECGKCYTSKAHLVTHKRSHTGEKPYSCSECGKCFTEKALLVTHKRTHTGEKPYSCSECGKCYTSKSHLVKHEKSHTGEKPYLCSDCGKYFIDKSSLVTHMRIHTGEKPYSCPECGKCFIFKSRLITHVRIHTGEKPYTCSECGKCFTDKPSLITHVRIHTGEKPYSCSECGKCFIDTSHLIRHKKSHTGEKPYPCLECGKCFTEKSSLVTHERIHTGEKPHSCSECGKCFTNKSHLVRHERYHTGEKPYSCSQCGKCFIDQSSLVRHEKIHTVIQLYTVKPNNITMDDSQVSFQVVYLDIKGPSMPHDGF